The Vibrio toranzoniae sequence ATTATCACGCCAACAATTATTCTCTTTGGCAGATGAACTTCCAAATATTGCTTCATGGAGAAATGATTCTTTTAAAGAGACTAAAAAGAAGCTCATGGAGCAGTTTTCCTTGGGAAGCCGAGACCTCAGTAAAGCAATAGACATCATTAAGTATAACTATGAATTAAATCATAAAATAGAATCTCGATTACCACTCAAAGGTATAGATGAGTATAACTTGATTTGGTTCTTAGATTTTTGGATGGAGTTAAATCCAGAGATATTATCTCGACAAAGTAAAAAAAGTGGCTTGGTTAAGCTTGATGTTGACTCAATAATGGAGTCGCTAGAACGTGACGCAAAGGTTAAAGCAAAGTTTTGGGAGAACTTGAATGGTTACTTAACACCTGAAAGCTTGGCTGGCTTAAATGCGATATTCTATTTTGCTAGGGATAAGAAATTTTCTGAAAGGTATGTTACCTCTTACGAAAATGAGCTGAAAGAATCAACAATGTACTTCAACGATGATAGCAATGGTGTGTGGAGTAGTATCATGCACATAGCTGATAAGACAAATTTTTTTGATAACTTAGTTATGAGCTTATTTTTCTTGCATTATAACGACTTAGCCGAAGAATTAATCGAAATTTATGGTGTAAGTGATGCATTTAATTGGTTAGATAAAGCAAGGACAAGAGAGCTATTCTCTCTCCCTGAGTTAGCTGGGTACTCACTCGTAAATCCAAGCAATCAGGTTGGGGATTAAATAGCTCTTGAAGTCACACGCTGGTCATAGGGTCACCAGCGTTGCTAAAAGCTGATTGAAGACATATTAAATGGCACTGACTTTATCGGCATACAGTCCTTTACGAATATCAGTTAAGTAGTAGTAGTTTTCATTGATTTGAGACACCACTCCACCGATTTCCCCAAACAGAGCATTAAAACAAAGATAATACTCGTTGATCGGAGGTTCTTCGCAAGTAATGTCTACATTAACCAATAACTTAGCAGGGAGTGAGTCAAATAAGTCGTCGTGACTATAATTATTATAGTAGTTATCAAACTCTCTCAAATCACATTCTAAATCATCCGAGTCTAAGTGTTGGCTGGACATAAACTCAGAGTAACCAGACTTTATCAACTCCATATCACTAAAAAACTCATCCAAGGTACCTTCTAACGTTGATGGGAGTTTCAATAATAATTCTTGGACAGAACCCATGTAATCTTCCAGCAAATCAATTAGTGCCTCCTTGTTCTCCTCCAAAGTAGGATAATCTGAAGTATCAACCCTAAGTGTTTCCCATAACTTTGCGAAACGAGCCTCTGCTAGCTCTTGACACTCCGCTAACTCTTTCTCGCTATAGCGTTCCTTATATACTCGAAGCGAGTCACAATCGTTCCAGTTCGACACAAAAAGGAAATCGTTGCCGATTTGCGCCATGATAACACCTTGAGATTCTGCAATTTCTTCAAGTTCGTAGATCAACTCAAACGACATTTTTTGGCGACTTAAAATCAGCGCTAACTCACTACGTTTCATTTTTAGTGGTGATATTGCATCCTTGCTTTCAGCCAGTAGTTTAGAAAAAGACTCAGCATCATATTGCATCTTCTATCCTTGCTTATTCGTGGTTATACATATGCAATCTTACACTCAACCTCAGTGAGCACAACAAGAATATGGTAGATATCAGGCTTTGATGCGTAATTCAGACAGAAAGCTAAAGCGCCTGAAGTGGTTTGATTTCAAAACAAAATACTGAGTTTAGGCATACCTAGTGTCTATTTCTAAGTACAGCTTTCTCCAGACCCTAAGTTTCCCGCCAGTACCGTGTTTCTTGACCTTCCATCCACTATCACCGTAGACCTTGGGGGCAAGTAACATCGATGGCTAGGCTGCTGCATGCAAGAAAAGAGGGAAGGATGTCCTGTTGTCATTCATGGATTGCTACATTAGCAAAGTCACTGGAAAACTTTTGTCCAGAACCTTCACCGTTGGCACTTCGTAACTCAGAAGTGTCCAAAAGTTTGTTGCAAACGTGTCTACTATGTCTGTGATCACCGAACGGTAATGTTATTGATTATCTAGGGCACAAATTATTGGATCCGAGAGTATCTCAAGCCGCCGCAGTACTACTTGGTTACCCTTGCAGCGGACCCGATTACTGGAGAAGTGCTACAGGCAAAACACTGAAAGAGATTGAAGCGGAATCTATTTAGATAAATGCAGCGATAACTCGCTGTTTAAATTGGCCTAACCTCAGTTCATCAAATGCTAAAGTGAACCCTGCATTATTTGAATCCATCATATCTGAAGTTTCTCCCCAACTGAGTAAGCTTGGTTGGGGTCGATTAGATTGAACGCTTTCCGATACAGTGCTTGACGGCAGGCGTATTTCATCAACACCACTCGGTACGTTGTTATCTTGTTTAATGTACATGCAGCTATCAGGAATATCCTGCTCAATTCTTTCAGCAAACCCAATCAAATTTTCTTCAGCAAAGGTATACAACCACGCTTCTTGGTTGGGTGAATCATTGATTCTTAAAATTCGCCCGAGTACTTGCCTGAAGTACAGTTCCGTTTTTACCGAACTCATATGGCAGCAAACCTGCAGCCTTGGAATATCTGTTCCTTCACTTATCATCCCAACACTGACTATCCATTGAACCGTTGAGTGACGAAAGGACTCAATCTCATTCAACGGATTATCATGATGATAAGTCACTAAGCATGCTGATTGATTAAAGTGCTCAACAAGTCGCTTTTGAATGTCCTTAGCGTGCTTAATAGAAGATGCGACCACCAAGCCTCCAGCACTTGGGGACTCTTGCCTTATCTGCGCTAGCTTTTGGCAACCACTATTTAATATGTAATTCATAGCGTCTTCGTTGTGAATGACACTTTGATAAGACACATCAAATTGTTTAAGGCAATCAAGAATAGAGGCGAAATGTTGATTGTCACTGCCAGCCTTAACACTCAGGTGTTCATTATCGATTAAAACGATTTTAGGGCGGCGGCATACTTTATCTTCAACGGCCTGTTGCAAACCGTATTGGTAATCGCAAACAACCTTGCCATCGGGGTCGGAATACTCAGCCATGACAATCGGTAGTCGATCAGAACGCCAAGGAGTGCCCGACAGCGCTAATGTGTAACGGGCAAAACCTTGGATCTTACTGACAATTTCTAACCCCCATGAATTTGACCGCCCCTCGTCATCAAACGAACAATGGTGGATCTCATCAAATACGACTAAGACTCGATATTTACTGACTGTGTTCCAGAAGTTCTCATCTAAAAAGCGGATGGATTGATAGGTGTAAGAGCCCTCAAGAGAACCCAAACCTCCATTAAAGGGACATTCCAGTTTCCATGAAAAGGTCTTTTGCATCCCTTCAGCAACATTCAGAGAGGGCGAGAAGCACAGCACTAGGTCAATCATGCCTTGTTCAAATAACCGACCCGCGACCTCGGCGGCCATAACGGTTTTACCCGCTCCAGGAGTCGCTTGGCAGAAGAAGTGTGAATGCTTGTTTGACGTAAATTTCTCGATAGCTAGAAATGCGCACTCGACTTGCCATGCTCTTAACATTGTGGAGCCTTGCTTTGGGCAACTTGCATCCAGTTGGTTAGTGCATTAATTCGGCCTAATAGCTTGGCTGAGCGCTCTCTTGCCGCATTAAATAGCGGCTGCATATCTTGCTTATTGTTTGGGAAACGCGTTAACAACGATTGGTATTCCTCAATCTCGCCTAGAGTAATCGCTAACTCGCCTTCATGCTGCTTCTTCTCTTGCTCTAGTGCGTTTAGAGAGCACTCTGGAGTTTGAACAGCTATTGAATCGACCTTAGCTTTCTTATTTCTAGCCACTCTAGGCTCAATTGTGAGCGCTTTGAATTCGTTAGTTTGATGGTAGCGTTTGTCTCTACGAGCCCCAATGACAGAAAGCCAGCCTTTCTCCTCAAATGATAGAAGTTGCTTATAAACATACTTCCGCGCATCGTCCTTGATCGGGAAGGCTGAAGCACTGTTTAGCAAAGCATCTCTAGCTTCTGTGACGGAGAAATTATCCATCCCTTTTTCAATCAATAGGTTAAACATGTGAGGGTTAATTCTGGTTACTTTCTTCATGTGACTCTTACAGGCAATAAAAACTTAGGATTGCTAAGTATACAAAAATCAGTAAAACTTAGACAATCTAAGTTATCTAAAGGTTGAAAAGAAATGTGTAAGTGCAAAAAGACAACCCCATCCCTGCGAGGCTCAAAGCTGCGCGTAAAAAAGCCAAGATCACCCAAAAAGATTTAGGGGTGAAAATTGGTATGGAGCAAAGTTCTGCTAGCGGTCGTATGAATCATTACGAGAAAGGCAGGCATGTACCTGATATTGGTACGCTTGAGCGCATGGCTGAAGAGTTAGATGTGCCTCTAAATTACTTTTTTTGTAAAAGCGATTTAAGTGCGGAACTGGCGTGTGCGATTGATAAGATGAGTGATGAAGAGAAGGCGGTGCTGTTGGAGAGCCTAAAGAGCGAGAAGTAATACTTAAGCTTTAAGTCCATTTTTGCTCAATAACATACTCAATGGAATTGCATCCGTAAATCGCGGAGCAAGTATCTTATCTTCTACAGCAATGGCATTCAGGTTGTAAGACGATCCAGAGTCAATTTGATGAAGACGAAGCTCCTCGATAGAACAATTAAAAGGGTTGTCCAAGTAAGGGAACTTAAATGAAAAGGTACGTGACAATATCGCTTTATCTATCGTATCAACGTTCTCACTGAAACTCATAAGTAGTGCGTCTTTCAAGAAGTGCTTTAACGCTCGGCACTCCCCTCTACACATAATAAACAAAGGATATAACACTTCATTTTTTGTAAGCACCGGCGGTTCATCAAAGCCCATTCTCACACTCAAACCAGCGACAAATTTAGCAAAGTGCTTTTTTTGCTCCAAGTCAAAACTATAAGATGCCGTTCCACTCGAATGGCTGTTAGCTTTCAACAGCTTGAAATAGTTAATCTTTCGTCTCCAACTTAATCGCGAATTCCATTGTGGCTCTGTCGCTATTACATCAGCATATGGCATAACAACCAGCACAAACGAGACTTTTGCTTCTTCACTTATATATTTGAACGTATTAGCAATAGCTTGCCTTTCTCTGCTGTAGAAAACTCCACAAGCTCTTGAATTTCATTGACGATAATCAGCTCAACAGATTTACGTTTAAGTTGCTTTACAACAGCCTCACCAAGAGCAATTTCATTACGTCGTCGAGTACCTCTTCCCCCTGACTTTCCATCTAAATCGACTAAAAATTGCGTAAGCGTGTTCTGTTCATTTATTCGGCTTGGCACTCTGGTGCT is a genomic window containing:
- a CDS encoding DEAD/DEAH box helicase — encoded protein: MLRAWQVECAFLAIEKFTSNKHSHFFCQATPGAGKTVMAAEVAGRLFEQGMIDLVLCFSPSLNVAEGMQKTFSWKLECPFNGGLGSLEGSYTYQSIRFLDENFWNTVSKYRVLVVFDEIHHCSFDDEGRSNSWGLEIVSKIQGFARYTLALSGTPWRSDRLPIVMAEYSDPDGKVVCDYQYGLQQAVEDKVCRRPKIVLIDNEHLSVKAGSDNQHFASILDCLKQFDVSYQSVIHNEDAMNYILNSGCQKLAQIRQESPSAGGLVVASSIKHAKDIQKRLVEHFNQSACLVTYHHDNPLNEIESFRHSTVQWIVSVGMISEGTDIPRLQVCCHMSSVKTELYFRQVLGRILRINDSPNQEAWLYTFAEENLIGFAERIEQDIPDSCMYIKQDNNVPSGVDEIRLPSSTVSESVQSNRPQPSLLSWGETSDMMDSNNAGFTLAFDELRLGQFKQRVIAAFI
- a CDS encoding helix-turn-helix domain-containing protein, which codes for MQKDNPIPARLKAARKKAKITQKDLGVKIGMEQSSASGRMNHYEKGRHVPDIGTLERMAEELDVPLNYFFCKSDLSAELACAIDKMSDEEKAVLLESLKSEK